A single Aspergillus chevalieri M1 DNA, chromosome 3, nearly complete sequence DNA region contains:
- a CDS encoding glycoside hydrolase family 12 protein (CAZy:GH12;~COG:G;~EggNog:ENOG410Q1WI;~InterPro:IPR002594,IPR013319,IPR013320;~PFAM:PF01670;~SECRETED:SignalP(1-16);~go_function: GO:0004553 - hydrolase activity, hydrolyzing O-glycosyl compounds [Evidence IEA];~go_function: GO:0008810 - cellulase activity [Evidence IEA];~go_process: GO:0000272 - polysaccharide catabolic process [Evidence IEA]), whose translation MKLPLVFASLVATVFSQKELCAQYDTVSSPPYTVNNNLWGKDQGTGSQCVYVDSISSSGAAWHTTWTWSGGEGTVKSYSNSGVNFEKKLVSDVRSIPTNVEWEQDNTKVNADVAYDLFTAADKNHVTSSGDYELMIWLARYGTIQPIGTKIDSATIEGHTWELWYGTTIQAGAEQKTYSFVSATPINSWKGDIKPFFEYLTSKQKFPASTQYLTNLQFGTEPFTGGPATFKVSQWTASVN comes from the exons ATGAAGCTTCCTTTGGTATTTGCCTCCCTCGTGGCCACAGTATTCAGTCAAAAGGAGCTGTGTGCACAGTATGATACTGTCTCGAGCCCTCCATACACAGTGAACAACAACCTCTGGGGAAAGGACCAGGGAACCGGCTCCCAGTGCGTCTATGTTGACAGCATCTCTAGCTCGGGCGCTGCATGGCACACTACCTGGACTTGGAGCGGTGGCGAAGGTACGGTGAAAAGCTATTCTAACTCCGGAGTCAACTTCGAGAAGAAGCTCGTGAGCGATGTTCGCAGCATCCCCACCAACGTCGAATGGGAACAAGATAACACTAAAGTCAACGCTGATGTGGCATACGACCTGTTTACCGCTGCGGACAAGAATCACGTCACATCAAGCGGCGATTATGAACTGATGATTTG GCTCGCACGCTACGGCACTATCCAGCCCATTGGCACCAAAATTGATTCAGCTACAATTGAAGGCCATACTTGGGAGCTGTGGTACGGCACTACCATCCAGGCAGGCGCTGAGCAAAAGACGTACAGCTTCGTCTCGGCAACCCCGATAAACTCATGGAAAGGAGACATTAAGCCATTTTTCGAATACCTTACATCTAAGCAGAAGTTCCCTGCTTCTACCCAGTACTTGACCA ACCTGCAGTTCGGAACTGAGCCTTTCACTGGTGGCCCAGCAACATTCAAGGTTTCTCAATGGACCGCCAGTGTCAACTGA
- a CDS encoding beta-glucosidase (CAZy:GH3;~COG:G;~EggNog:ENOG410PG84;~InterPro:IPR017853,IPR019800,IPR036962,IPR002772, IPR036881,IPR026891,IPR013783,IPR001764;~PFAM:PF14310,PF00933,PF01915;~SECRETED:SignalP(1-19);~go_function: GO:0004553 - hydrolase activity, hydrolyzing O-glycosyl compounds [Evidence IEA];~go_process: GO:0005975 - carbohydrate metabolic process [Evidence IEA]) gives MKLGWFEVAALVAASVVSAKDDLAYSPPFYPSPWADGQGEWVEVYKRAVDIVSQMTLTEKVNLTTGTGWQLERCVGQTGSISRLGIPSLCLQDSPLGIRFADYNSAFPAGVNVAATWDKSLAYLRGQAMGEEFSDKGIDVQLGPAAGALGAHPDGGRNWEGFSPDPALTGVLFAETIKGIQDAGVIATAKHYIMNEQEHFRQQSEAAGYGSNISDSLSSNVDDKTMHELYLWPFADAVRAGVGAIMCSYNQINNSYGCENSETLNKLLKAELGFQGFVMSDWAAHHSGVGAALAGLDMSMPGDVTFNSGTSFWGANLTVGVLNGTIPQWRVDDMAVRIMAAYYKVGRDKKYIPPNFSSWTRDEYGFAHFHVSEGAYERVNEFMDVQRDHADLIRRIGAESTVLLKNKGALPLSRNDKLIALLGEDAGSNAWGANGCDDRGCDNGTLAMGWGSGTANFPYLVTPEQAIQNEVLQGRGNVFAVTDSWALGKIAAAARQASVSLVFVNADAGEGFLSVDGNEGDRNNLTLWKNGDNVVKTAANNCNNTIVIIHSAGPVLINEWYDHPNVTGILWAGLPGQESGNSIADVLYGRVNPGAKCPFTWGKTRESYGSPLVKDANNGNGAPQSDLTQGVFIDYRHFDKFNETPIYEFGYGLSYTTFELSDLHVQPLNASQYTPTSGMTEAARNFGEIGDALEYLYPEGLERIHEFIYPWINSTDLKASADDSNYGWDDSKYIPKGAMDGSAQARLPASGGAGGNPGLYEDLFHVSVKIKNTGNVAGDEVPQLYVSLGGPNEPNVVLRKFERLRLAPSEEVVWTTTLTRRDLANWDILAQDWTVTPYPKTIYVGNSSRNLPLQASLPKAH, from the exons ATGAAGCTTGGTTGGTTTGAGGTGGCCGCATTGGTGGCTGCCTCTGTAGTCAGTGCCAAG GATGATCTTGCATACTCGCCTCCTTTCTATCCTTCCCCATGGGCGGATGGTCAAGGTGAATGGGTGGAAGTGTACAAACGCGCTGTGGACATTGTGTCCCAGATGACATTGACAGAGAAAGTCAACTTAACAACTGGAACGGG ATGGCAGCTGGAGAGATGTGTTGGGCAGACTGGCAGTATCTCCAG GCTGGGTATTCCTAGCCTGTGTTTGCAGGATAGCCCTCTTGGTATTCGTTTCG CGGACTACAATTCAGCCTTCCCCGCGGGTGTCAATGTCGCTGCCACTTGGGACAAGTCGCTCGCCTACCTCCGCGGTCAGGCAATGGGGGAAGAGTTCAGTGACAAGGGCATTGATGTTCAATTGGGTCCTGCTGCAGGCGCTCTTGGCGCTCATCCGGACGGTGGTAGAAACTGGGAAGGGTTCTCTCCAGATCCAGCCCTCACCGGTGTACTGTTTGCAGAGACGATTAAAGGTATTCAAGATGCTGGTGTCATCGCGACGGCTAAGCATTATATCATGAACGAGCAAGAGCATTTCCGCCAACAATCTGAAGCTGCTGGTTATGGATCCAACATAAGCGACAGTCTGAGCTCCAACGTTGATGACAAGACTATGCATGAATTGTACCTTTGGCCCTTCGCGGATGCAGTACGCGCTGGAGTCGGTGCTATTATGTGCTCTTATAACCAAATCAACAACAGCTACGGTTGTGAGAATAGCGAGACTCTGAACAAGCTTTTGAAGGCGGAACTTGGCTTCCAAGGCTTTGTTATGAGTGACTGGGCCGCTCATCACAGTGGTGTAGGAGCCGCTTTGGCTGGACTGGACATGTCGATGCCTGGTGATGTTACGTTCAATAGTGGCACGTCTTTCTGGGGTGCAAATTTGACGGTTGGTGTCCTTAATGGCACAATTCCCCAATGGCGCGTTGATGACATGGCCGTCCGTATCATGGCCGCTTATTACAAGGTTGGCCGCGACAAGAAGTATATCCCTCCCAACTTTAGCTCGTGGACCAGGGACGAATACGGCTTCGCGCATTTCCATGTTTCGGAAGGTGCTTATGAAAGGGTTAATGAATTCATGGACGTACAGCGCGATCATGCCGACCTGATCCGTCGCATTGGCGCGGAGAGCACCGTTTTGCTGAAGAACAAGGGTGCCTTGCCCTTGAGTCGCAATGATAAATTAATCGCTCTTTTGGGAGAAGATGCAGGCTCCAATGCATGGGGTGCTAATGGCTGTGATGACCGTGGGTGCGATAACGGTACTCTTGCCATGGGCTGGGGTAGCGGTACTGCGAACTTCCCATACCTCGTGACACCAGAGCAGGCCATTCAAAATGAAGTCCTCCAAGGTCGGGGTAATGTTTTCGCCGTGACTGACAGCTGGGCTCTCGGCAAGATCGCTGCGGCTGCCCGTCAGGCCAGCGTGTCTCTCGTGTTCGTCAATGCCGATGCAGGTGAAGGATTTCTTAGTGTAGATGGAAATGAGGGCGATCGCAACAACCTCACTCTGTGGAAGAACGGTGATAATGTGGTCAAGACCGCGGCGAATAATTGCAACAAtaccattgtcatcatccaCTCCGCCGGACCAGTCTTGATCAATGAATGGTATGATCACCCCAATGTCACCGGTATCCTCTGGGCCGGTTTGCCAGGCCAGGAGTCTGGTAACTCCATCGCCGATGTCCTGTATGGTCGTGTCAACCCTGGTGCTAAGTGTCCTTTCACTTGGGGCAAGACCCGGGAGTCGTATGGTTCTCCTTTGGTCAAGGACGCCAACAATGGTAACGGAGCGCCCCAGTCTGATCTTACTCAGGGCGTTTTCATTGATTACCGCCATTTCGATAAGTTCAATGAGACCCCCATCTACGAATTTGGCTACGGCTTGAGTTACACCACATTTGAGCTCTCCGACCTCCATGTTCAACCCCTGAATGCGTCCCAATATACTCCCACCAGTGGCATGACTGAGGCCGCAAGAAATTTTGGTGAGATTGGTGATGCGTTGGAGTACTTGTATCCAGAGGGACTGGAGAGGATCCATGAGTTTATCTATCCCTGGATTAACTCTACTGACCTGAAGGCATCGGCTGACGATTCTAACTACGGTTGGGACGACTCCAAGTACATTCCTAAGGGCGCAATGGATGGGTCTGCCCAGGCCCGTTTGCCCGCTAGCGGTGGTGCTGGAGGTAACCCCGGTCTGTACGAAGATCTCTTCCACGTGTCTGTGAAGATTAAGAACACAGGCAATGTCGCCGGTGATGAAGTCCCTCAGCTG TACGTTTCCCTCGGCGGCCCGAATGAGCCCAATGTAGTGCTGCGCAAGTTTGAGCGTCTTCGTTTGGCTCCTTCAGAAGAGGTCGTGTGGACAACCACTCTAACCCGTCGTGACCTCGCGAACTGGGACATCTTGGCTCAGGACTGGACCGTTACTCCTTACCCCAAGACGATCTATGTTGGGAACTCTTCGCGGAATCTGCCGCTCCAGGCCTCACTGCCAAAGGCTCACTAA